A genome region from Maridesulfovibrio salexigens DSM 2638 includes the following:
- the hmcF gene encoding sulfate respiration complex iron-sulfur protein HmcF, whose protein sequence is MPQGKLCNRQPIKTDEQLKLTLADKSGKQYYAEMEQLDVDTNALWATIQKTMKSRTKTWLEICAHCGLCADSCFLYQVNDCVPEQVPSYKIQSTLGHIVKKKGQVDNAFMRHCMEVAWSQCTCCNRCGMYCPHGIDMGVMFSYLRGLLYSQGFVPWELKIGSGMHRVYRAQMDVTTEDWVETCEWMAEETEEEWPGLTIPVDKQDADIMYTCNAREPKHYPEDLAEAAILFHVAGTNWTVPSEGWEQTSLSMFAGDWECCKDNVNHVYDAIERLNPARVTGTECGHAHRATVIEGPYWAGREDGLPPKPYIHYVEWLAEALREGKLKIDPAKRIKEPVTLQDSCNYVRNQGLKDVTREIISYIVEPGYFVEMAPNKEHNYCCGGGGGFNGIGMYREQRNVALRKKMDQILDTGCKLVIAPCHNCWDAIRDLEEEYEIGIRWSFLKPLIIGMLDVPEGMRVEW, encoded by the coding sequence ATGCCTCAAGGTAAGCTTTGTAACAGACAGCCGATCAAAACCGACGAGCAGCTTAAGCTGACTCTCGCGGACAAGAGCGGCAAGCAATACTACGCTGAGATGGAACAGCTGGACGTGGACACAAATGCATTGTGGGCCACTATCCAGAAGACCATGAAGTCCAGAACCAAAACCTGGCTTGAAATCTGCGCCCACTGCGGCCTCTGCGCCGACAGCTGTTTCCTTTATCAGGTTAACGACTGTGTACCCGAACAGGTACCTTCTTATAAAATCCAGTCCACTCTTGGCCACATCGTCAAGAAAAAAGGACAGGTGGACAACGCCTTCATGCGCCACTGCATGGAAGTTGCCTGGTCCCAGTGCACCTGCTGCAACCGCTGCGGTATGTACTGCCCCCACGGCATCGACATGGGTGTCATGTTCTCCTACCTGCGTGGACTCCTCTACTCTCAGGGCTTTGTTCCCTGGGAACTGAAAATCGGTTCCGGCATGCACCGCGTTTACCGCGCACAGATGGACGTCACCACTGAAGACTGGGTTGAAACCTGTGAGTGGATGGCTGAAGAGACCGAGGAAGAATGGCCAGGTCTGACCATCCCTGTGGACAAGCAGGACGCCGATATCATGTACACATGTAACGCCCGTGAGCCCAAGCACTACCCGGAAGATCTCGCTGAAGCTGCGATTCTCTTCCACGTGGCAGGAACCAACTGGACCGTGCCTTCTGAAGGCTGGGAACAGACTTCCCTGTCCATGTTTGCCGGTGACTGGGAATGCTGCAAGGACAACGTCAACCACGTCTACGATGCGATTGAACGTTTGAACCCTGCACGCGTAACCGGTACCGAGTGCGGTCACGCTCACCGCGCAACCGTTATCGAAGGCCCCTACTGGGCCGGTCGTGAAGACGGTCTTCCGCCCAAGCCCTACATTCACTACGTTGAATGGCTGGCTGAAGCACTGCGCGAAGGCAAGCTTAAAATCGACCCCGCGAAACGCATTAAAGAACCTGTAACCCTTCAGGATTCTTGTAACTACGTGCGTAACCAGGGTCTTAAAGATGTTACCCGCGAAATTATCAGCTACATTGTAGAGCCCGGATACTTCGTGGAAATGGCACCTAATAAGGAACATAACTACTGCTGCGGTGGCGGTGGCGGATTCAACGGAATCGGCATGTACCGCGAACAGCGCAACGTAGCCCTGCGTAAAAAAATGGATCAGATCCTCGACACCGGCTGTAAGCTGGTTATTGCTCCCTGTCATAACTGCTGGGACGCAATCCGAGATCTTGAGGAAGAATATGAGATCGGTATCCGCTGGTCCTTCCTTAAGCCCCTGATCATTGGTATGCTGGACGTTCCCGAAGGCATGCGAGTCGAATGGTAG
- the hmcE gene encoding sulfate respiration complex protein HmcE, translating to MYELLTGPLLWLVFAISFGGLLVRIVLYFKGLSQQLDRVAYKAHMSYGLKGAFNSIISWLNPVGARGWRKKPGFTFIFFAFHIGLLLTPIFLAAHNIMLQENLGFSLPQMPAFLADLLSWTVIVACVAIIARRFALPEVRILTTAYDYLLLIITVAPFVTGLIARYHMGDYNFWLLTHIITGEIWLLCLPFTKLSHCVLFFCSRAQLGMDYGIKRGGMKGSTFSW from the coding sequence ATGTATGAACTTCTGACAGGGCCCCTGCTCTGGCTGGTCTTCGCGATCAGCTTCGGCGGCCTGCTGGTTCGCATCGTGCTCTACTTCAAGGGCCTCAGCCAGCAGCTCGACCGCGTGGCATACAAAGCCCACATGTCCTATGGACTTAAAGGTGCATTCAATTCGATAATCAGCTGGCTCAATCCCGTGGGTGCACGTGGATGGAGAAAGAAACCCGGCTTTACTTTCATATTCTTTGCATTCCACATCGGACTGCTTTTAACCCCCATTTTCCTCGCAGCTCATAACATCATGCTGCAAGAAAACCTGGGCTTCAGCCTGCCGCAGATGCCCGCATTCCTTGCGGACCTGCTGTCATGGACTGTAATCGTGGCCTGCGTTGCTATCATCGCCCGCCGCTTTGCACTCCCGGAAGTAAGAATCCTGACCACAGCATATGATTACCTGCTGCTGATCATCACCGTAGCTCCTTTCGTAACCGGCCTCATCGCCCGTTACCACATGGGTGACTACAACTTCTGGCTGCTGACCCACATTATTACCGGCGAAATCTGGTTGCTGTGCCTGCCTTTCACCAAACTCAGCCACTGCGTGCTCTTCTTCTGTTCCCGTGCACAGCTCGGAATGGACTACGGCATTAAACGCGGCGGTATGAAAGGCTCCACCTTCTCCTGGTAA
- the hmcD gene encoding sulfate respiration complex protein HmcD gives MEAHNLQEYYTFTKGIMYLLMGGALVGVTMFWQFLMGGKAYRDENKKNYGDHH, from the coding sequence ATGGAAGCACATAACCTTCAGGAATACTACACATTCACCAAAGGTATCATGTACCTTCTGATGGGTGGAGCACTGGTCGGAGTCACTATGTTCTGGCAGTTCCTCATGGGTGGAAAGGCCTACCGTGACGAAAACAAGAAGAACTACGGCGACCACCATTAA
- the hmcC gene encoding sulfate respiration complex protein HmcC encodes MSTPANNGPKSAFNTFNLVAGAILVMGLVLSVLRFTQGIGPVTNLDDNNPWGIWIGFDLLCGVALAAGGYTTSAACYIFGLKRFHSAVRPAILTAFLGYALVVFALQYDLGRPWRLPYPIFVSQGTTSLLFEVGLCVMLYLTVLFIEFTPAMFEWLGWKKIRKVVVKLTLVLTIFGVVLSTLHQSSLGALYTIAPSKLHPLWYSPYMPLYFFVSSIAAGMSMVIFEGSMSHKKLHRMMDEEYLKHHDSVVFGFGKAASLVLFGYFFIKTMGVAYDNNWHYLASGYGLVFLTEMLGFVALPCFLYAVGVRDRNLGLIKKAAIITVLGIVFNRFNVSMIAFNYHLPAADRYFPSMTEIGISVFIVTLGVVIFRFITTRMPIFFEHSDYKGDH; translated from the coding sequence ATGTCCACTCCCGCGAACAACGGCCCTAAATCGGCCTTCAATACCTTCAATCTGGTGGCTGGCGCCATCCTCGTAATGGGTCTGGTACTCTCCGTACTCAGATTCACTCAGGGGATCGGTCCCGTAACCAACCTTGATGACAACAACCCGTGGGGAATCTGGATCGGATTCGACCTGCTCTGCGGTGTTGCCCTTGCAGCAGGCGGATACACTACCTCCGCAGCCTGCTATATCTTCGGACTCAAGCGCTTTCACTCCGCTGTACGTCCGGCAATCCTGACAGCCTTCCTCGGCTACGCTCTGGTTGTATTCGCTCTGCAGTACGACCTCGGTCGTCCGTGGAGACTGCCTTACCCCATCTTCGTATCTCAGGGTACAACCTCCCTGCTCTTCGAAGTTGGTCTGTGCGTTATGCTTTACCTGACTGTGCTCTTCATCGAGTTCACTCCGGCCATGTTTGAATGGCTGGGCTGGAAGAAAATCCGCAAAGTGGTCGTTAAACTGACCCTCGTGCTGACTATCTTCGGCGTAGTGCTCTCCACCCTGCACCAGTCTTCTCTCGGCGCGCTGTACACCATCGCACCGTCCAAGCTGCATCCGCTCTGGTATTCACCCTACATGCCGCTCTACTTCTTTGTTTCAAGTATTGCAGCAGGTATGTCCATGGTCATCTTCGAGGGCTCCATGTCCCACAAGAAGCTGCACCGCATGATGGACGAAGAATACCTCAAGCACCACGACAGTGTCGTATTCGGCTTCGGTAAGGCTGCGTCACTTGTTCTCTTCGGCTACTTCTTCATCAAAACCATGGGTGTAGCTTACGATAACAACTGGCACTACCTCGCATCCGGTTACGGACTTGTGTTCCTGACTGAAATGCTCGGCTTCGTGGCCCTGCCCTGCTTCCTCTATGCTGTGGGTGTACGTGACAGAAACCTTGGCCTGATCAAAAAAGCAGCGATCATTACCGTTCTCGGTATCGTGTTCAACAGGTTCAACGTTTCCATGATTGCGTTCAACTACCACCTGCCCGCAGCTGACAGGTACTTCCCCAGCATGACTGAAATCGGAATCTCCGTATTCATCGTAACTCTCGGTGTTGTGATTTTCCGTTTCATCACCACCAGAATGCCCATCTTCTTTGAGCACTCTGACTACAAAGGCGACCACTAG
- the hmcB gene encoding sulfate respiration complex iron-sulfur protein HmcB: MQRRTFLGMLGAACVGASLPAGAEAAGKEFKGYPGSKGVLFDATRCIGCRKCEAACNKVNKLPEPEKKFDDLSVLDNKRRTDAKTFTVVNKYGGPKNPVFRKSQCNHCLEPACASACFVKAFKKLPNGAVVYDESVCVGCRYCMVACPFEVPTYEYDEPLTPRVMKCTMCAPRLAEGKLPGCVEDCPKEALVFGEREELITIARERIRRNPDRYVHHIYGENEMGGTSWMYLSGVPFNEIGMREDLGTKSAPELTAGALAAVPMVAGLWPVLLGGIYAVSKRNSKIADEEREEAVKNALAKASAEAEKTLSDALEKADVANKRKIEVEVKKAVEEALAPKEEEVAENSEKEES, encoded by the coding sequence ATGCAACGCAGAACATTCCTCGGAATGCTTGGCGCAGCCTGCGTGGGAGCAAGCCTCCCCGCAGGAGCCGAGGCCGCAGGCAAGGAGTTCAAGGGTTATCCCGGTAGCAAGGGTGTACTCTTCGACGCGACCCGCTGTATCGGTTGCCGCAAATGTGAAGCGGCCTGTAACAAGGTCAACAAGCTTCCCGAGCCCGAGAAAAAATTCGACGACCTGTCCGTGCTGGATAACAAACGCAGAACCGATGCCAAGACCTTTACCGTGGTCAACAAGTACGGTGGACCCAAGAACCCCGTGTTCCGTAAGTCCCAGTGCAACCACTGTCTTGAGCCCGCCTGCGCATCCGCATGCTTTGTAAAAGCATTCAAGAAACTGCCCAACGGCGCAGTTGTTTACGATGAGTCGGTTTGTGTAGGTTGCCGCTACTGCATGGTAGCGTGCCCCTTCGAAGTCCCGACTTACGAATATGATGAGCCCCTGACTCCCAGAGTCATGAAGTGCACCATGTGCGCACCCCGTCTGGCTGAAGGCAAACTGCCCGGCTGTGTTGAGGACTGCCCCAAGGAAGCACTTGTTTTCGGTGAAAGGGAAGAACTCATCACCATCGCTCGCGAGCGCATCCGCCGCAACCCTGACCGTTACGTTCACCACATCTACGGTGAAAATGAAATGGGCGGCACCAGCTGGATGTATCTCTCCGGAGTACCCTTCAACGAAATCGGCATGCGCGAAGACCTCGGTACCAAGTCCGCACCCGAACTCACTGCCGGAGCACTGGCAGCAGTTCCCATGGTTGCAGGTCTCTGGCCCGTACTTCTCGGCGGTATCTACGCTGTAAGCAAACGCAACAGCAAAATCGCTGACGAAGAGCGTGAGGAAGCAGTAAAGAACGCACTTGCCAAGGCAAGCGCGGAAGCTGAAAAGACTCTCTCCGATGCACTTGAAAAGGCTGATGTAGCCAACAAGCGCAAAATCGAAGTCGAGGTCAAGAAAGCCGTGGAAGAAGCCCTTGCTCCCAAAGAGGAAGAAGTGGCTGAAAACAGCGAGAAGGAGGAATCATAA
- the hmcA gene encoding sulfate respiration complex hexadecaheme cytochrome HmcA, translated as MANGKKLLRLSGILIVLAGVLGFHMEALSMVGTPQENGNKRPDLIMIDTIAAQEELELPAVAFLHETHAKAVAEQGKDCTACHQKNEETVSYKFKRLENGTPEQLKEIYHNGCISCHAADAKAGKKTGPQVGECRSCHVAEPEITAERAPAGMENILHYRHWDSKLIAKDAGQDTNCGACHHVYNKLDKKLEYVKGQEENCGVCHTAKPTGDVKLKTSEAYHGQCVSCHLEMKAAKAEKTGPVDCAGCHGLNQAADLKEDNAAVLQKMGGKLPRLPRNQPDAVLLTAPVQDNVAVKATMAGVAFNHKAHEDYTDSCSSCHHETMNKSCSSCHTVRGSKDGGFVTLDKAMHKADSTRSCVGCHAVKQKDPNCAGCHELMPKNVIQSKETCAVCHNGPASTSSEPVEMDASAKAAIASKLIVERPTSPVLVAEKDIPEFVTINVLENEYKASKLPHRKIIMSMVDKMKGDNMANAFHSTPLTVCGSCHHNSPASATPPSCASCHGGKVQDGRPALKAAYHVQCMTCHDAMNIEKPASTDCTACHAKK; from the coding sequence ATGGCAAACGGAAAGAAACTATTGCGATTGTCCGGTATCCTGATCGTCCTGGCCGGGGTGCTCGGCTTCCATATGGAAGCACTGAGCATGGTCGGAACCCCCCAGGAAAACGGCAACAAGCGTCCTGATCTGATCATGATCGACACTATTGCCGCTCAGGAAGAACTGGAACTGCCTGCCGTTGCGTTTCTCCATGAAACACACGCTAAGGCGGTGGCCGAGCAAGGCAAAGACTGTACTGCCTGCCACCAGAAAAACGAGGAAACCGTATCCTACAAGTTCAAAAGACTTGAGAACGGCACTCCTGAACAGCTTAAAGAAATTTACCACAACGGTTGTATCAGCTGTCATGCTGCCGACGCCAAGGCCGGAAAGAAAACCGGACCTCAGGTTGGTGAATGTCGCAGCTGTCACGTTGCTGAACCTGAAATCACAGCAGAGCGTGCTCCCGCTGGCATGGAGAACATTCTCCACTACCGCCACTGGGATTCCAAGCTCATCGCTAAAGATGCAGGTCAGGACACCAACTGTGGAGCCTGTCACCACGTATACAACAAGCTTGATAAGAAGCTTGAATACGTAAAAGGACAGGAAGAAAATTGTGGCGTATGTCATACCGCCAAGCCCACCGGCGATGTTAAGCTCAAAACTTCTGAAGCTTACCACGGCCAGTGTGTATCCTGTCACCTTGAAATGAAAGCTGCCAAGGCTGAAAAGACCGGTCCTGTCGACTGTGCCGGTTGTCACGGCCTGAATCAGGCTGCTGACCTCAAGGAAGACAACGCTGCTGTTCTGCAGAAAATGGGCGGCAAGCTTCCTCGCCTGCCCAGAAACCAGCCTGATGCTGTTCTGCTTACCGCTCCGGTACAGGACAACGTTGCTGTAAAAGCAACCATGGCTGGTGTAGCTTTTAATCATAAAGCTCACGAAGATTACACTGACTCCTGTAGCTCCTGCCACCACGAAACCATGAATAAGTCATGCTCCTCATGTCACACCGTTCGTGGTTCCAAGGATGGCGGATTCGTTACTCTTGACAAGGCCATGCACAAGGCCGACAGCACCAGATCCTGTGTGGGCTGTCACGCCGTTAAGCAGAAAGACCCGAATTGTGCAGGTTGTCATGAACTCATGCCTAAGAATGTAATCCAGTCCAAGGAAACCTGCGCCGTTTGTCATAACGGCCCCGCTTCCACCTCCAGCGAGCCCGTCGAGATGGATGCCTCCGCCAAGGCAGCCATTGCGTCCAAGCTGATTGTGGAGCGTCCTACCTCCCCGGTACTGGTTGCTGAAAAGGACATTCCCGAATTCGTGACCATCAACGTCCTCGAAAATGAATACAAAGCCAGCAAGCTGCCCCACCGTAAGATCATCATGAGCATGGTCGACAAGATGAAGGGTGATAATATGGCTAACGCTTTCCACAGCACACCGCTTACCGTGTGTGGAAGCTGCCACCACAACAGCCCTGCAAGCGCGACTCCGCCGAGCTGCGCAAGCTGTCACGGCGGTAAAGTTCAGGACGGACGTCCGGCCCTCAAGGCTGCTTACCATGTTCAGTGCATGACCTGTCATGACGCTATGAACATTGAGAAGCCTGCTTCAACTGACTGCACCGCATGTCACGCGAAGAAATAG
- a CDS encoding DUF805 domain-containing protein: protein MKYYFEILKKFNDFNGNASRREFIHFVLCHCGVIAVLLFLGFAIEHPFALKVVNTVSGLFVVGTSLSCVSLLVRRMNALGRSPKLLLLALIPVLGWIYLLFICLKKD, encoded by the coding sequence ATGAAATATTATTTTGAAATACTTAAAAAGTTTAATGATTTTAACGGTAATGCCAGCCGCAGGGAATTTATACATTTTGTCCTCTGTCATTGTGGCGTAATTGCAGTTCTGCTCTTTTTGGGCTTTGCTATTGAGCATCCTTTTGCGCTCAAGGTAGTCAATACTGTGAGTGGGCTTTTTGTGGTCGGAACTTCCCTGTCTTGCGTGTCTCTTTTGGTCCGCAGGATGAACGCTCTGGGCCGTAGTCCAAAACTGCTGCTGTTGGCTTTGATTCCCGTGTTAGGATGGATTTATCTGTTGTTTATCTGCCTGAAAAAGGACTGA
- the rmuC gene encoding DNA recombination protein RmuC, which yields MFSLPSFEMIGNEYVLLGIFFAGLVLGMIISAVIGKRRLAEEKEKVEGLQDHLQEQLQLGARLEEQATQLPELKKELAQQRAQKHKLTTAYSNLYGKYKATKANLDNEKKQGQEKLTLLQEAKEELSDKFKSLAGEILEEKSKKFTDQNATNIKQILAPLGVKIHEFQEQVEKAYFQEGKDRSELAAQVKQLMNLNRQLSDDAHNLTKALKGQSKTRGDWGELILERVLEASGLRKDHEYTVQVSHTRQDGTRVQPDVVIHLPEEKHLVVDSKVSLTDYLKYTEAEDETKREVALKGHINSIKAHLKGLSTKNYQDLYGIKSPDFVIMFVPIEPAFALAISNDVALWQEAWNKNVLIVSPSTLLFVIRTVAHIWRQERQNQNAQEIANRGAILYDKFRNFVDDLEKVGERIRQTQDSYEKARTKLCNGSGNLIRQAEMLKELGVKPKRSIKKDLTEEALGSDEFQMLTEGEKDG from the coding sequence GTGTTCTCCCTGCCATCCTTTGAAATGATTGGAAATGAATATGTTTTACTGGGCATTTTTTTTGCCGGACTTGTGCTTGGGATGATTATCTCCGCCGTTATCGGCAAAAGACGACTGGCGGAAGAAAAAGAAAAAGTTGAAGGACTCCAGGATCACCTTCAAGAGCAGCTCCAGCTTGGTGCCAGACTTGAAGAACAGGCGACACAGTTACCGGAACTTAAAAAAGAACTGGCACAGCAACGAGCGCAAAAACATAAGCTGACCACGGCTTACTCCAACCTGTACGGCAAATACAAAGCGACCAAAGCCAATCTTGATAATGAGAAAAAACAAGGACAGGAAAAACTGACTTTACTTCAAGAAGCCAAGGAAGAACTCTCCGATAAATTCAAAAGTCTAGCCGGAGAAATTCTAGAAGAAAAGTCCAAAAAATTCACTGACCAAAACGCCACCAATATCAAACAGATACTTGCTCCTCTGGGCGTGAAAATACATGAATTTCAGGAACAGGTTGAAAAGGCTTATTTTCAGGAGGGCAAGGACAGATCCGAATTGGCTGCACAGGTTAAGCAGCTGATGAATCTCAACCGTCAGCTATCCGATGATGCCCACAACCTGACCAAGGCTTTAAAAGGGCAATCCAAGACGCGTGGAGATTGGGGAGAGCTTATTCTTGAGCGGGTCCTTGAAGCATCAGGGCTGCGCAAAGATCATGAATATACGGTGCAGGTCAGTCATACCCGTCAGGACGGAACCAGAGTGCAACCTGACGTTGTTATCCACCTCCCGGAAGAAAAACATCTGGTAGTGGATTCCAAAGTCTCGCTGACCGATTACCTGAAATATACTGAGGCTGAAGACGAAACAAAGCGCGAGGTCGCTTTAAAAGGACACATCAACTCCATCAAAGCCCACCTTAAGGGATTATCGACAAAAAACTATCAGGATTTATACGGCATCAAATCGCCGGATTTCGTGATCATGTTCGTCCCAATTGAACCGGCCTTTGCGCTGGCGATTTCCAATGATGTTGCCCTGTGGCAGGAAGCCTGGAATAAGAACGTGCTTATCGTCAGCCCCAGCACCCTGCTTTTTGTAATTAGAACCGTAGCCCACATTTGGCGGCAAGAACGGCAGAATCAAAATGCACAGGAAATCGCCAATCGCGGTGCAATTCTTTACGATAAATTTAGAAATTTCGTAGACGATCTGGAAAAAGTCGGTGAACGAATCCGCCAGACTCAGGATTCATACGAGAAAGCCCGCACCAAGCTTTGCAACGGTTCCGGCAACCTCATACGACAGGCTGAAATGCTGAAAGAATTGGGAGTAAAGCCCAAACGCTCCATAAAAAAGGATTTGACCGAGGAAGCACTGGGCAGCGATGAATTTCAAATGCTGACAGAAGGAGAAAAGGACGGCTAG